Proteins encoded within one genomic window of Nilaparvata lugens isolate BPH chromosome 11, ASM1435652v1, whole genome shotgun sequence:
- the LOC120353582 gene encoding uncharacterized protein LOC120353582 codes for MAKPKKTRPSNSLMDYKGLKAPKKRRQNINNNKDEDDSVDSDDSGSNYIIDTSKWRRSALKNRPNMSGEHPVATTYTSTADNPVTSRIENTSSPRDQRTTHPVSGSCKRKIPRERIIHRQPLQPEASNGNTSRSFDEEAALALIAFSEATFN; via the exons ATGGCGAAGCCAAAGAAAACCAGACCATCCAATTCCCTCATGGATTATAAGGGCCTGAAAGCTCCCAAGAAACGACGAcagaatatcaataataataaagatgaaGATGATTCGGTGGATTCTGATGATTCAGGATCCAATTATATTATCGATACTAGCAAGTGGAGACGATCTGCATTGAAGAACCGTCCAAATATGAGCGGAGAACACCCCGTTGCTACAACTTACACATCCACTGCTGACAATCCAGTAACCAGCAGGATCGAAAACACGTCCTCTCCTCGAGATCAACGCACAACACATCCAGTTTCTG gcAGTTGTAAGAGAAAAATTCCCAgagaaagaattattcatcgcCAACCTCTCCAACCTGAAGCTAGTAACGGAA ACACTTCAAGAAGCTTTGATGAAGAAGCAGCATTGGCACTAATTGCTTTTTCGGAAGCAACATTCAATTAG